The Arachis ipaensis cultivar K30076 chromosome B07, Araip1.1, whole genome shotgun sequence genome includes a window with the following:
- the LOC107607714 gene encoding replication protein A 70 kDa DNA-binding subunit-like isoform X3: MAYFTVVSNHGSYRATSHEFKLVFLHRTTIVAIDEDVIPKTCFNMLPFSELLNMTQDYDFLVDVIGLLTSVGEEKEYAKEGKIVKMIVLELSSKDLTVRCALFGDYVNQVNHFLASGYVEQPVVVMQLAKVKFFRGQVGLQNVMYATQMLFNPNLPEVVEFRQSMVEQGVNGTQPLFIANEGKVVSLEDDFMRLTRKCTIEELQDNNEEGSFIIFGTIQGIVEDGGWWYSACVWKGYLSSKWCILL; this comes from the exons ATGGCATACTTTACTGTTGTGTCAAATCATGGTAGTTATAGAGCAACTTCTCATGAATTCAAATTGGTTTTCCTTCACCGAACCACTATTGTAGCTATTGATGAAGATGTTATCCCTAAGACTTGTTTCAACATGCTTCCTTTTTCTGAGCTGCTGAACATGACTCAAGATTATGATTTTTTAGTTG ATGTCATTGGCCTTTTAACTTCAGTGGGAGAAGAGAAAGAATATGCAAAAGAggggaaaattgtgaaaatgattgTGCTTGAATTAagttcaaaaga TCTTACAGTGCGATGTGCATTGTTTGGAGACTATGTTAATCAAGTAAATCATTTCCTTGCCTCTGGCTATGTGGAGCAGCCTGTTGTAGTGATGCAACTTGCTAAAGTCAAGTTCTTTAGGG GCCAAGTAGGTCTTCAAAATGTGATGTATGCCACTCAAATGTTATTTAATCCTAATCTTCCTGAAGTTGTTGAATTCAGGCAGAG taTGGTTGAGCAAGGTGTCAACGGTACCCAGCCACTCTTTATTGCAAATGAGGGTAAAGTTGTCTCCTTGGAAGATGATTTCATGCGTTTAACTAGAAAATGCACTATTGAAGAGCTTCAAGATAACAATGAG GAGGGTTCTTTTATCATTTTTGGTACAATCCAAGGTATTGTTGAGGATGGAGGTTGGTGGTATTCTGCTTGTGTGTGGAAAGGGTATCTATCCTCAAAATGGTGCATATTACTGTGA